One Citricoccus sp. K5 DNA window includes the following coding sequences:
- a CDS encoding UGSC family (seleno)protein has translation MTQTILDPTGRGAQHADAAAGTAGQQDRPTPELAPRPASLAGARIGLLDNTKHNALLFLTVVGELLVEEHGAASVGIVETKKNFSIPVDEEIVSRYRESCDVVVTGVGDCGSCSAAAVADGINFERAGLPAAVVLTDAFDITGRTMAGVQGAPDYEWIRTEHPMAVLTEEQVRERARLLLPEILSTLTDPDQEARA, from the coding sequence ATGACCCAGACCATCCTCGATCCCACCGGCAGGGGGGCCCAGCACGCGGACGCCGCCGCAGGCACTGCCGGCCAGCAGGACCGTCCGACTCCGGAGCTGGCGCCCCGGCCGGCGTCGTTGGCCGGCGCCCGGATCGGACTGCTGGACAACACGAAGCACAACGCCCTGCTGTTCCTGACCGTGGTGGGGGAGCTCCTCGTGGAGGAGCACGGTGCCGCGTCCGTCGGCATCGTGGAGACCAAGAAGAACTTCTCCATCCCCGTGGACGAGGAGATCGTCTCCCGGTACCGGGAGTCGTGCGACGTGGTGGTCACCGGAGTCGGTGACTGTGGTTCCTGCAGTGCCGCCGCCGTGGCGGACGGGATCAACTTCGAGCGTGCCGGCCTGCCGGCCGCCGTGGTCCTCACCGATGCCTTCGACATCACCGGCCGCACCATGGCCGGCGTGCAGGGGGCGCCGGACTATGAGTGGATTAGGACCGAGCACCCGATGGCCGTGCTGACTGAGGAACAGGTGCGGGAACGTGCTCGCCTGCTGCTGCCGGAGATCCTGTCCACCCTGACGGACCCGGACCAGGAGGCGCGAGCATGA
- a CDS encoding NDMA-dependent alcohol dehydrogenase, which yields MKTRAVVCREPGTPWEVTELDLDEPKANEVRIKMMAAGMCHSDDHIQKGDAAMRMPVVGGHEGAGIIDAVGEGVTRVQVGDHVVCSFIPACGSCRYCSTGHQNLCDSGKNAATGEFPDGTFRFHQDGVDFGGLCVLGTFSQHTVVSEYSVIPIPKDLPFDVACLVGCGVPTGWGSAVHAAGVQVGQTAVIFGAGGVGMNAVQGAAMSGANRVVVVDPVEFKRDKALEFGATQVFATAQEATDFVIEATWGELADHAIITVGSLHDQVIHDAINIVGKSGQVTITAVGNGSIKEHPGALIGFQRRIQGAIFGGCNPLHDVPRLVSMYQNGKLKLDELITNRYSMAQVNEGYQDMLDGKNIRGIITIDH from the coding sequence ATGAAGACTCGTGCGGTCGTATGCCGCGAACCCGGAACGCCCTGGGAAGTCACCGAACTCGACCTCGACGAGCCGAAGGCCAACGAGGTCCGCATCAAGATGATGGCCGCGGGAATGTGCCATTCGGACGACCACATCCAGAAGGGTGATGCCGCCATGCGCATGCCCGTGGTGGGCGGGCATGAAGGTGCCGGCATCATCGATGCGGTGGGCGAGGGCGTGACCCGCGTGCAGGTGGGAGACCACGTGGTGTGCTCCTTCATCCCGGCCTGTGGCTCCTGCCGCTACTGCTCCACGGGTCACCAGAACCTGTGTGATTCCGGGAAGAACGCCGCCACCGGCGAATTCCCGGACGGCACCTTCCGTTTCCACCAGGACGGTGTGGACTTCGGCGGCCTCTGTGTGCTGGGGACCTTCTCGCAGCACACGGTGGTCTCCGAGTACTCCGTGATCCCGATCCCGAAGGACCTGCCCTTCGACGTCGCCTGCCTGGTGGGCTGCGGTGTTCCCACAGGATGGGGTTCAGCCGTCCACGCCGCCGGTGTCCAGGTGGGGCAGACCGCGGTCATCTTCGGAGCCGGCGGGGTCGGCATGAACGCCGTCCAGGGTGCGGCCATGTCCGGCGCCAATCGCGTGGTGGTGGTGGACCCGGTGGAGTTCAAGCGGGACAAGGCCCTCGAGTTCGGGGCCACCCAGGTGTTCGCCACGGCGCAGGAGGCCACGGACTTCGTCATCGAGGCCACCTGGGGTGAACTGGCCGACCACGCCATCATCACGGTCGGCAGCCTGCATGACCAGGTCATCCATGACGCCATCAACATCGTCGGCAAATCCGGCCAGGTGACCATCACCGCCGTCGGCAACGGGTCCATCAAGGAGCACCCGGGCGCGCTGATCGGCTTCCAACGCCGGATCCAGGGCGCCATCTTCGGTGGCTGCAACCCTCTGCATGACGTGCCCCGCCTGGTCAGCATGTACCAGAACGGCAAGCTCAAGCTCGACGAGCTGATCACCAACCGCTACTCCATGGCCCAGGTGAACGAGGGCTACCAGGACATGCTCGACGGCAAGAACATCCGCGGCATCATCACCATCGACCACTGA
- a CDS encoding amidohydrolase family protein has product MIIDAHAHVLPDGYPENAPSCFPSMESVAGSTDRTLAFGEMRFRAKDVFFAAERRLEAQDASGVDREVVSPMPPLLKYDLPPADGLALAQHVNHFTAELCGHDPDRLTGLGMVPLQDPDAATGELAAIKEAGLAGVEIASNILGDSIGHERFLGFFQEAERLGLSVFVHAMPAPMNRLPPSAMGTYVVGVEGMFAAGSMVLGGTAAACPDLRISFSHAAGGFAMMLPRANYFWGGAWNEGPVDLDRAVMHDDGPSPLEIARRFYYDSMVFDHRALRYLIDLLGADRLMVGSDFPAMLREDPVAKTLRDMDLPAEQWEDISSRNALRWLGEG; this is encoded by the coding sequence ATGATCATTGACGCCCATGCCCACGTGCTGCCAGACGGCTACCCCGAAAACGCCCCGTCCTGCTTCCCCTCCATGGAGTCCGTGGCGGGTTCCACGGACCGCACCCTCGCCTTCGGCGAGATGCGGTTCCGGGCCAAGGACGTGTTCTTCGCCGCCGAACGGCGCCTTGAGGCGCAGGACGCCTCGGGCGTGGACCGGGAGGTGGTCAGCCCGATGCCGCCGCTGCTGAAGTACGACCTCCCTCCGGCCGACGGCCTGGCCCTGGCCCAGCACGTGAATCACTTCACCGCGGAACTGTGCGGCCATGACCCGGATCGGCTGACCGGTCTCGGCATGGTGCCGTTGCAGGACCCGGACGCCGCCACCGGCGAACTGGCCGCGATCAAGGAGGCCGGTCTGGCCGGCGTCGAGATCGCCTCGAACATCCTGGGGGACTCGATCGGGCACGAGAGGTTCCTGGGCTTCTTCCAGGAGGCTGAACGGCTCGGCCTGTCCGTATTCGTCCACGCCATGCCCGCACCCATGAACCGGCTGCCGCCGTCCGCCATGGGGACCTATGTCGTGGGGGTGGAGGGCATGTTCGCGGCCGGTTCCATGGTGCTGGGCGGCACGGCCGCCGCCTGCCCGGACCTACGCATCTCCTTCAGCCATGCCGCCGGGGGCTTCGCCATGATGCTGCCGCGGGCCAACTACTTCTGGGGCGGCGCCTGGAACGAGGGTCCGGTGGACCTGGACCGGGCCGTGATGCACGACGACGGCCCCTCGCCTCTGGAGATCGCGCGGCGGTTCTACTACGACTCGATGGTCTTCGACCACCGGGCGCTGCGCTATCTCATCGACCTGCTCGGAGCCGACCGGCTGATGGTGGGATCGGACTTCCCCGCGATGCTCCGCGAGGACCCGGTGGCCAAGACCTTGCGTGACATGGATCTGCCCGCGGAGCAGTGGGAGGACATCAGCTCACGCAACGCCCTGCGCTGGCTGGGAGAGGGCTGA
- a CDS encoding ABC transporter substrate-binding protein, translated as MSCRPRQKGPRRGVLGTVALASSLGLVLAGCGAGDAGTNASDNGEAAVGEPQSGGDLTVLLDAGYSGGWDTGLDPATSNSVGANQSLNSAIFGGLFTLEADENGENAEIVPHQAESYEFSEDGLTLTVKLREGITFSDGTPMDAEAVLWNWIRNLSSGSTGAPQLDLAQDLPVPELDQQFLDDLYAALPEDVDQELIEQRLGAIRAVDDVTLEIQLATANGALVNAMPYNNLNLIASPTAYQEMGAQEFSQAPVAAGPFTVEANRISERLDLDKNEDYFKDGLPYLDELSFQSVAGDQVMYQTLQAGQGDAIEGLSSLTLIEQAQSNPQVTTTLGAPTSPYVIQLNTRQAPFDDKKAREAIYYATDFEAINEGLFGGQGDMSQSFTASGGLFHQPEVDGYRTYDPAKARELVEEIGGLTVELGTTDIVTARQVTTALQTQWQEAGIDVTIDSKPLGDVITKFGTGEWESMLQTAGAWDPAAGIGVAVRFGSTSTYSGTPLPEGASTAAEALAGGLQTDLDQVIQDAAGTVDEQEREQLYQQAAKMISDEAYGPFGIAFSPAQVVRKGVHGPGLTTPIPALAVNPGVIYERVWVEQ; from the coding sequence ATGAGCTGTAGACCACGCCAGAAGGGCCCGCGCCGCGGGGTCCTGGGAACCGTCGCCCTGGCGTCGAGCCTGGGCCTCGTCCTCGCCGGCTGCGGAGCCGGGGATGCCGGCACCAACGCCTCGGACAACGGGGAAGCCGCCGTGGGTGAACCGCAGTCCGGCGGTGACCTGACGGTGCTCCTGGACGCCGGGTACTCCGGCGGCTGGGACACCGGGCTGGACCCGGCCACCTCCAACTCGGTGGGGGCGAACCAGTCGCTGAACTCGGCGATCTTCGGAGGACTGTTCACGCTCGAGGCGGATGAAAACGGTGAGAACGCCGAGATCGTTCCCCACCAGGCCGAGAGCTATGAATTCTCGGAGGATGGCTTGACCCTGACGGTGAAGCTCCGGGAAGGCATCACCTTCTCGGACGGGACGCCCATGGACGCCGAGGCCGTCCTGTGGAACTGGATCCGCAACCTCAGCTCGGGGAGTACAGGAGCCCCGCAATTGGACCTGGCCCAGGACCTGCCGGTACCGGAGCTGGACCAGCAGTTCCTGGACGATCTCTACGCGGCCCTGCCCGAGGACGTGGACCAGGAGTTGATCGAGCAGCGGCTGGGAGCCATCCGTGCCGTGGATGACGTGACGCTGGAGATCCAGCTGGCCACGGCGAACGGCGCCCTCGTGAACGCCATGCCCTACAACAACCTGAACCTCATCGCCTCGCCGACGGCGTATCAGGAGATGGGTGCCCAGGAGTTCAGTCAGGCCCCGGTTGCGGCAGGTCCGTTCACGGTGGAGGCCAACCGCATCAGCGAACGTCTGGACCTGGACAAGAACGAGGACTACTTCAAGGACGGTCTGCCGTACCTGGACGAGCTGTCCTTCCAGTCCGTGGCCGGAGACCAGGTCATGTATCAGACGTTGCAGGCCGGCCAGGGGGATGCCATCGAAGGTCTGAGTTCCCTGACCCTGATCGAGCAGGCCCAGTCCAATCCGCAGGTCACCACCACCCTTGGGGCGCCGACCTCTCCGTACGTGATCCAGCTGAACACGCGTCAGGCGCCGTTCGACGACAAGAAGGCGCGGGAGGCGATCTACTACGCCACGGACTTCGAGGCCATCAATGAAGGACTCTTCGGAGGTCAGGGTGACATGTCGCAGTCCTTCACCGCGTCCGGCGGCCTGTTCCACCAGCCGGAGGTCGACGGGTACCGCACCTACGATCCGGCGAAGGCCCGGGAGCTGGTCGAGGAGATCGGCGGGCTCACGGTGGAGCTGGGCACCACGGACATCGTGACCGCCCGTCAGGTCACCACGGCGCTGCAGACCCAGTGGCAGGAGGCCGGGATCGACGTCACGATCGACTCCAAGCCCCTTGGCGACGTGATCACCAAGTTCGGCACCGGGGAGTGGGAGTCCATGCTCCAGACCGCGGGCGCGTGGGACCCGGCTGCCGGGATCGGCGTGGCCGTCCGCTTCGGCTCCACCTCCACGTACAGCGGCACTCCACTGCCGGAGGGAGCCAGCACCGCGGCCGAGGCCCTGGCCGGCGGGCTGCAGACCGACCTGGACCAGGTCATCCAGGACGCCGCCGGCACGGTGGACGAACAGGAACGTGAACAGCTCTACCAGCAGGCCGCGAAGATGATCTCCGACGAGGCCTATGGCCCCTTCGGCATCGCCTTCTCCCCGGCCCAGGTGGTCCGCAAGGGCGTCCACGGCCCCGGGCTCACCACCCCGATTCCTGCCCTGGCGGTCAATCCGGGGGTCATCTACGAGCGCGTGTGGGTTGAACAGTGA
- a CDS encoding NDMA-dependent alcohol dehydrogenase → MAITTPTAASDQPTSVRASGGTITTRAAVARGPHDGWQVTDLQLDPPKAHEVRVKLHASGLCHSDHHITAGDAPVRFPIVGGHEGAGIVESVGPSVTRVKPGDRVVCAYIPACGYCRPCSTGHQNMCVKGLNAGTGMFLDDTFRFHDGDGQDVGGFCTLGTFSQYTVLSEYAAVPLPDDIPFELGALVGCGVPTGWGSAVYAAEVRAGDTVVIFGAGGVGSNAVQGARYAGAKNVIVVDPVAFKRESALELFGATHAFATAQEAHDFVVETTWGQLADKVIITADAVTQEMANAGIAMTGKGGKLTITSVGHLNEQAVTIHAGLLISYQRQIRGALFGDCNPLYDIPKLLGLYRTGDLKLEELITRKYTLDEVNTAYEDLLAGRNIRGIIVHEQ, encoded by the coding sequence ATGGCTATCACCACACCCACGGCGGCCAGCGACCAGCCCACCAGCGTGCGCGCCAGCGGGGGCACCATCACCACCCGGGCGGCCGTCGCCCGGGGACCCCATGACGGCTGGCAGGTCACCGACCTGCAGCTGGACCCGCCGAAGGCGCACGAGGTCCGGGTCAAGCTCCATGCCTCCGGCCTGTGCCACTCGGACCACCACATCACCGCCGGGGACGCCCCGGTCCGCTTCCCGATCGTGGGCGGCCACGAGGGCGCAGGCATCGTGGAGTCGGTCGGCCCGAGCGTCACCCGGGTGAAGCCGGGCGACCGCGTGGTCTGCGCCTACATCCCGGCCTGCGGCTACTGCCGACCGTGCTCGACCGGGCATCAGAACATGTGCGTCAAAGGGCTCAACGCCGGGACGGGCATGTTCCTGGACGACACCTTCCGGTTCCACGACGGTGACGGACAGGACGTCGGCGGGTTCTGCACCCTGGGCACGTTCTCCCAGTACACGGTGCTCTCCGAGTACGCCGCCGTCCCGCTGCCGGATGACATCCCGTTCGAGCTCGGCGCGCTCGTGGGCTGCGGCGTCCCCACCGGGTGGGGATCCGCCGTCTATGCGGCCGAGGTCCGCGCGGGGGACACCGTGGTGATCTTCGGAGCCGGCGGAGTGGGCTCCAACGCGGTCCAGGGGGCCCGCTACGCCGGGGCCAAGAACGTGATCGTCGTGGATCCCGTGGCCTTCAAGCGGGAGTCCGCGCTCGAGCTGTTCGGGGCCACCCATGCGTTCGCCACGGCCCAGGAGGCCCATGACTTCGTGGTGGAGACCACCTGGGGGCAGCTGGCTGACAAGGTCATCATCACCGCGGACGCCGTCACCCAGGAGATGGCCAACGCCGGCATCGCGATGACCGGCAAGGGCGGCAAGCTCACCATCACCTCGGTCGGCCACCTGAACGAGCAGGCCGTGACCATCCATGCCGGACTGCTCATCAGTTACCAGCGGCAGATCCGCGGGGCCCTGTTCGGTGACTGCAATCCGTTGTATGACATCCCGAAGCTGCTGGGCCTCTACCGGACCGGAGACCTCAAGCTCGAGGAACTCATCACCCGGAAGTACACCCTCGACGAGGTGAACACGGCCTACGAGGATCTGCTGGCCGGCCGCAACATCCGCGGCATCATCGTCCACGAGCAGTAG
- a CDS encoding ABC transporter permease: MTDTAVHPHAARPEGTEPPGKQRRRDTRGTGGGSPLLRLFGRRLLMTIPLLLAISVLVFVLLELMPGDPARNQAGMDASEEQVEAVRQRMGLDRPAPERYFGWLFGLFRGDLGQSSVSGQSVADMIADRAPVTLELVVLAFVVSLGIAIPVALMAARKPGGLFDRATMVVAMTMLAVPNFVLAMLLVLVFAITFQMLPAIGFVPLEDGLVPNLRSVAMPVLALAVPLAAFYTRFLRGDLVEQMNSADYVDTARSKGVRPGMVLWLHAFRNSSFGLLTIVGLNIGTLVGGTVIIEQIFAMPGMGMMMLEGAMSQDVAVVQMCVFIFAAVAVLANLVVDLMYAVLDPRIRYGSH; encoded by the coding sequence GTGACTGACACCGCCGTCCACCCGCACGCGGCCCGGCCGGAGGGGACTGAACCGCCAGGCAAGCAGAGACGCAGGGACACCCGGGGCACCGGCGGCGGCTCGCCCCTGCTGAGGCTGTTCGGCCGCCGCCTGCTGATGACCATTCCGCTGCTGCTGGCCATCAGCGTCCTGGTCTTCGTGCTGCTGGAGTTGATGCCGGGAGACCCGGCGCGCAACCAGGCCGGCATGGATGCCTCCGAGGAGCAGGTCGAGGCAGTCCGTCAACGGATGGGCCTGGACCGGCCCGCTCCGGAGAGATACTTCGGCTGGCTCTTCGGCCTCTTCCGCGGGGACCTCGGCCAGTCTTCCGTCAGCGGCCAGTCGGTGGCGGACATGATCGCCGATCGCGCTCCCGTCACCCTGGAGCTGGTCGTCCTCGCCTTCGTGGTCTCCCTCGGGATCGCGATCCCGGTGGCCCTGATGGCCGCACGCAAGCCCGGCGGGCTGTTCGACCGGGCCACCATGGTGGTCGCCATGACCATGTTGGCGGTTCCGAACTTCGTGCTGGCCATGCTGCTCGTCCTGGTCTTCGCCATCACGTTCCAGATGCTGCCCGCCATCGGGTTCGTCCCGCTGGAGGACGGGCTGGTGCCCAACCTGAGATCGGTCGCCATGCCGGTCCTGGCCCTGGCCGTCCCCCTGGCGGCCTTCTATACCCGTTTCCTGCGCGGCGACCTCGTCGAGCAGATGAACTCCGCCGACTACGTGGACACGGCCCGGTCCAAGGGCGTCCGCCCCGGGATGGTCCTCTGGCTCCATGCCTTCCGCAATTCCTCCTTCGGGCTGCTGACCATCGTGGGCCTGAACATCGGCACCCTGGTGGGTGGCACGGTCATCATCGAACAGATCTTCGCGATGCCGGGGATGGGCATGATGATGCTGGAGGGTGCCATGTCCCAGGACGTGGCCGTGGTGCAGATGTGCGTGTTCATCTTCGCGGCCGTGGCCGTGCTCGCCAACCTCGTCGTCGACCTGATGTATGCCGTCCTCGACCCAAGGATCCGTTATGGCAGTCACTGA
- a CDS encoding zinc-binding dehydrogenase yields the protein MTQRLHDHLPDTVRAVVQTGPSALEIREFPRPVIGPDDGLMRVEANGICGSDVEIFRGHLQGRSRPPFIPGHEPLGIIEELGERAAERWGVQVGDRVALEVIVPCRSCADCLVGRYQACRNKQNGHGVTPVDVEPSLYGGFAEYLYLSPNAVMHKIDPSLPIDIAAMYNPLGAGVRWAVDLGEVGLGDTLVVLGAGQRGLAAVMAAKAAGARTVIITGLESDRHKLAVAEELGADHTVVVDGPAGRDIVEAVTEITGGRMADVSLDLTPMAAGPVTDALKVVRHGGRVVLAGLKGGREIPLSTDLLINRGLTVRGAYGVDSAANEKAIALLESGRFPLERLHTHTFGLEQVAEAIETLAGDREDKSAIHVTVQPHLGRTLDPVVAPHLLTTSH from the coding sequence ATGACACAGCGTTTGCATGACCACCTGCCGGACACCGTGAGGGCCGTGGTCCAGACCGGACCCAGCGCCCTCGAGATCCGGGAGTTCCCCCGGCCGGTGATCGGACCGGACGACGGCCTGATGAGGGTTGAGGCCAACGGCATCTGCGGTTCGGACGTGGAGATCTTCCGCGGCCATCTCCAAGGCAGGTCCAGGCCGCCCTTCATCCCCGGGCACGAGCCGCTGGGCATCATCGAGGAACTCGGCGAACGTGCTGCCGAGCGGTGGGGCGTCCAGGTGGGTGACCGCGTGGCCCTCGAGGTGATCGTGCCGTGCCGGTCCTGTGCCGACTGCCTCGTGGGCCGCTACCAGGCCTGCCGCAACAAGCAGAACGGCCATGGCGTCACTCCGGTGGACGTGGAGCCGTCCCTCTACGGTGGTTTTGCCGAGTACCTGTACCTCTCGCCCAACGCGGTGATGCACAAGATCGACCCGTCCCTGCCCATCGACATCGCCGCCATGTACAACCCCCTGGGAGCCGGGGTCCGGTGGGCGGTGGACCTGGGCGAGGTCGGCCTGGGGGACACCCTGGTGGTCCTCGGGGCCGGCCAGCGAGGGCTGGCCGCCGTGATGGCAGCCAAGGCCGCTGGCGCCCGCACGGTCATCATCACCGGGCTGGAGTCCGACCGGCACAAGCTGGCGGTCGCCGAGGAGCTGGGTGCGGACCACACCGTGGTGGTGGACGGGCCGGCCGGCCGGGACATCGTCGAGGCCGTCACGGAGATCACCGGCGGCCGGATGGCGGATGTCTCACTGGACCTGACTCCCATGGCGGCCGGACCGGTCACGGACGCCCTGAAGGTCGTCCGCCACGGCGGCCGCGTGGTGCTGGCCGGGCTGAAGGGCGGGCGCGAGATACCGCTCAGCACGGACCTGCTGATCAACCGGGGACTCACCGTCCGGGGTGCCTACGGCGTGGACTCGGCGGCCAACGAGAAGGCGATCGCCCTGCTGGAATCCGGGCGCTTCCCGCTGGAACGCCTGCACACCCACACCTTCGGCCTGGAACAGGTGGCCGAGGCCATCGAGACCCTCGCCGGAGACCGTGAGGACAAGAGCGCCATCCACGTCACCGTCCAACCCCATCTCGGCCGAACCCTTGATCCGGTGGTGGCGCCGCACCTCCTGACCACGAGCCACTGA
- a CDS encoding SDR family NAD(P)-dependent oxidoreductase — MTSTDVEERLAGTPLEDPLAAQGTARMAGRRALVTGAGQNGDLPGVGYGIARLLAARGASVVVLDRSDEAAQRTVDRITAEGGTAHALTADVTTDAACEQAVTEATGLLGGLDTLVNNVASGDRAGIFEVTPERLDELMNINFTSAWSVTRHAVPHLPPGSAILNISSVGVSARGPGMPYCVAKAGLENFSVGAASTLGPQGIRVNCIEVGAIWGSFAAANMDERFREARRESTTLKKEGSAWDIAHAAAFLLSDEARWITGQILAVDGGPFGRSGPATPPVATVAR; from the coding sequence ATGACCAGCACTGACGTCGAGGAACGACTGGCGGGCACACCGCTGGAGGATCCGCTGGCCGCTCAGGGCACCGCCCGGATGGCCGGGCGCCGAGCCCTCGTCACGGGGGCCGGACAGAACGGGGACCTGCCCGGCGTCGGGTACGGCATCGCCCGGCTCCTGGCGGCCCGCGGCGCCTCCGTGGTGGTGCTGGACCGCAGCGACGAGGCGGCCCAGCGCACCGTCGACCGGATCACGGCCGAGGGCGGCACGGCCCATGCCCTGACCGCGGACGTGACCACCGACGCCGCGTGTGAGCAGGCCGTGACCGAGGCCACCGGACTCCTCGGCGGATTGGACACCCTGGTGAACAACGTGGCGAGCGGGGACCGGGCGGGGATCTTCGAGGTCACCCCCGAACGGCTCGACGAACTGATGAACATCAACTTCACCTCCGCCTGGTCCGTCACCCGCCACGCGGTGCCCCACCTGCCCCCGGGCAGCGCCATCCTCAACATCTCCTCCGTGGGCGTGAGCGCTCGCGGGCCCGGAATGCCGTACTGCGTGGCCAAGGCCGGGCTGGAGAACTTCAGCGTGGGAGCGGCCTCCACGCTCGGACCGCAGGGCATCCGCGTCAACTGCATCGAGGTGGGGGCCATCTGGGGCTCCTTCGCCGCCGCCAACATGGACGAGCGCTTCCGTGAGGCTCGCCGGGAGAGCACCACCCTGAAGAAGGAGGGCAGCGCCTGGGACATCGCCCATGCCGCCGCCTTCCTGCTCAGTGACGAAGCCCGGTGGATCACCGGCCAGATCCTGGCGGTGGACGGCGGCCCCTTCGGGCGCAGCGGTCCCGCCACCCCACCCGTGGCCACCGTGGCCCGCTAA
- a CDS encoding aldehyde dehydrogenase, which produces MTAVIDPQATLDTPLLADNVQLIGGDWVPAASGETIDVINPADRGLLGRVPRSNAEDVDAAVQAAERALPGWRDTNATARAGLLLRWASLVEENAQVLDQLESRDVGRPHWGPSPLAGMIRFIAGQTDKVQGVSLPTYSPDVLGFTLREPYGVVGAIIPWNAPGPMFTNEVAAAIAAGNTIVIKPAEDAPLAPLALARLAMDAGIPAGVINVVTGLGSEAGAAIPRHPGIRRVGFTGSPATGSLVMESCARNLIPLHLELGGKSPQVIFPDADLSVAAPAIATGITLNTGQICAAGSRVVVHRSVHQEVVERLAEAMQKVTVGPWHQQVNMGPLINGRQHERVMGYIEAGRAGGADVVVGGDAPSGADYGDGFFVNPTLFDNVSPDMRIAQEEIFGPVLSVIPVDSEQEAIEVANGVDYGLVASVWTQDVGTAVRMSRALQAGQVGVNNALGAGVIGGPFGGYKSSGFGRTMGADAVLNWTQIKTVSMRGATPAAH; this is translated from the coding sequence ATGACCGCAGTCATCGATCCCCAGGCCACCCTCGACACCCCGTTACTGGCGGACAACGTCCAGCTGATCGGCGGGGACTGGGTCCCCGCCGCCTCCGGCGAGACCATCGACGTCATCAATCCGGCCGATCGCGGCCTCCTGGGCCGGGTGCCCCGGAGCAACGCCGAAGACGTGGACGCCGCCGTCCAGGCCGCCGAGCGCGCCCTGCCGGGCTGGCGTGACACGAATGCCACGGCCCGTGCCGGGCTGCTGTTGCGCTGGGCATCCCTCGTGGAGGAGAACGCCCAGGTCCTGGACCAGCTGGAATCCCGCGACGTCGGCCGCCCCCACTGGGGGCCCTCGCCCCTGGCGGGGATGATCCGCTTCATCGCCGGGCAGACGGACAAGGTCCAGGGCGTCTCGCTGCCGACCTATTCGCCGGACGTCCTCGGCTTCACCCTGCGCGAGCCCTACGGAGTGGTCGGGGCCATCATCCCGTGGAACGCCCCCGGCCCGATGTTCACCAACGAGGTCGCCGCGGCGATCGCCGCGGGCAACACCATCGTCATCAAGCCGGCCGAGGATGCTCCCCTGGCACCCCTGGCCTTGGCCCGGCTCGCCATGGACGCCGGGATCCCGGCCGGCGTGATCAACGTGGTCACCGGACTCGGATCCGAGGCCGGTGCCGCCATCCCGAGGCATCCCGGAATCCGGCGTGTGGGATTCACCGGCTCGCCGGCCACGGGCTCACTCGTGATGGAGTCCTGTGCCCGGAACCTCATCCCCCTCCATCTCGAACTGGGCGGGAAATCGCCCCAGGTGATCTTCCCGGATGCTGACCTCTCCGTGGCCGCACCTGCCATCGCCACCGGCATCACCCTCAACACCGGGCAGATCTGCGCCGCGGGCTCCCGCGTGGTGGTGCATCGCAGCGTCCACCAGGAAGTGGTCGAGCGGTTGGCCGAGGCCATGCAGAAGGTCACCGTGGGTCCCTGGCACCAGCAGGTGAACATGGGCCCGTTGATCAACGGTCGCCAGCACGAGCGGGTCATGGGATACATCGAGGCCGGTAGGGCCGGCGGTGCTGATGTGGTTGTGGGGGGTGACGCGCCCTCCGGTGCCGACTACGGTGACGGATTCTTCGTCAACCCCACCCTCTTCGACAACGTCAGCCCGGACATGAGAATCGCCCAGGAGGAGATCTTCGGTCCGGTGCTCTCCGTCATTCCAGTCGACAGCGAGCAGGAGGCCATCGAGGTGGCCAACGGCGTGGACTACGGGCTGGTCGCCTCCGTGTGGACCCAGGACGTGGGCACCGCCGTCCGGATGTCCCGGGCGCTGCAGGCCGGCCAGGTGGGCGTCAACAACGCCCTGGGCGCCGGCGTCATCGGCGGCCCCTTCGGCGGCTACAAGAGCAGCGGCTTCGGCCGGACCATGGGCGCCGACGCCGTCCTCAACTGGACGCAGATCAAGACCGTCTCGATGCGTGGCGCCACGCCCGCGGCCCACTGA